The proteins below are encoded in one region of Cloacibacillus sp.:
- a CDS encoding TrkA C-terminal domain-containing protein, with protein sequence MTEEDVPVSSPRYRQVAVDIAAKIVNRQYRVGERIYARSLIASTYSVSPETARRAIAVLADLGIVEATKGSGVHIISYDNAMKFLRQSKDYKTLSGYRHSIKKMAEEVFSQCGKLKDEIESLVSHAEQFRSSNPFTPYEAAVQEGAPCAGRSLSELKFWQNTGATIVAIGRGGACMLSPGPHMGLREGDVLYYVGDERCIDRVLHLTKGELSLSNANM encoded by the coding sequence ATGACAGAGGAAGATGTCCCGGTAAGCAGTCCCCGTTACAGACAGGTCGCGGTGGATATAGCGGCGAAGATCGTAAACCGCCAGTACAGGGTCGGGGAGCGGATATACGCCCGTTCGCTCATTGCGAGCACATATTCCGTCTCGCCGGAGACGGCGAGGCGGGCCATCGCCGTGCTGGCCGATCTCGGCATTGTCGAGGCGACCAAGGGCAGCGGCGTGCATATCATCTCCTATGACAACGCCATGAAGTTTCTCCGGCAGTCCAAAGACTATAAGACCCTGTCGGGGTACAGGCACAGCATTAAAAAAATGGCCGAAGAGGTATTCAGCCAGTGCGGCAAACTGAAGGACGAGATAGAGAGTCTGGTGAGCCACGCGGAGCAGTTCCGTTCCAGCAACCCCTTCACCCCCTATGAGGCCGCGGTCCAGGAGGGGGCGCCGTGCGCGGGGCGAAGCCTCTCCGAGCTGAAATTCTGGCAGAACACCGGCGCGACGATCGTCGCTATCGGGCGGGGCGGCGCCTGTATGCTCTCCCCGGGACCGCACATGGGCCTTCGCGAGGGGGACGTCCTCTATTACGTGGGGGATGAGCGCTGTATCGACCGGGTGCTGCACCTGACAAAAGGCGAACTCTCCCTCTCAAACGCCAATATGTAG
- a CDS encoding nicotinate phosphoribosyltransferase, which yields MTVKPLDGQKDIASYEHVGGRLFSATHEEILTGWTTDIYFLKTRDVLRSAGLLETPVVAEVFTRKRGTFAGSEEVLNLFRKLLNPPQVEALAEGESFEAKEVLMRISGTYESFGLYETVLLGMLASSTGWATAAKECVEAAEGRSVLCFGARHVHPAIAPVMERAAKIAGCSAMSCILAAKLCGEEPKGTVPHAAILMVGDTVKLAKLYDAQVPAEEPRIVLVDTFKDEAEETMRVAEALGDKLAGIRLDTPGERGGVTPELVREIRWRLNMAGFDKVQIIATGGLTPERIKVMNEAGADVYGVGSYITSGAQRDMTMDIKMVNGKPVAKRGRLPGIIPNPKLKRVL from the coding sequence TGGACGACGGATATATATTTTCTTAAAACACGTGACGTCCTGAGATCGGCGGGACTTCTTGAGACCCCAGTGGTCGCCGAAGTGTTCACGCGCAAAAGGGGAACCTTCGCCGGCTCGGAAGAGGTCCTGAATCTCTTCCGCAAACTCCTGAACCCTCCACAGGTGGAGGCGCTTGCCGAGGGCGAAAGCTTCGAGGCGAAAGAGGTGCTGATGCGTATCAGCGGCACCTATGAATCGTTCGGCCTCTATGAGACGGTGCTCCTCGGAATGCTCGCCTCGTCGACCGGCTGGGCTACGGCCGCCAAAGAGTGCGTCGAGGCCGCGGAGGGCAGAAGCGTCCTCTGTTTCGGCGCGCGCCACGTCCATCCCGCCATCGCGCCGGTTATGGAGCGCGCGGCGAAGATCGCCGGCTGCAGCGCAATGAGCTGTATCCTGGCCGCGAAGCTCTGCGGCGAGGAGCCTAAGGGCACGGTGCCCCACGCGGCGATATTGATGGTCGGCGACACGGTTAAATTGGCGAAACTCTACGACGCGCAGGTCCCCGCGGAAGAGCCGCGGATCGTCCTCGTAGATACCTTCAAAGACGAGGCGGAAGAGACGATGCGGGTTGCCGAAGCTCTCGGCGATAAGCTTGCCGGCATACGGCTGGATACCCCCGGAGAGCGCGGCGGCGTCACCCCGGAGCTGGTGCGCGAGATCCGCTGGCGGCTTAATATGGCGGGCTTCGACAAAGTGCAGATAATCGCGACGGGCGGCCTGACCCCCGAACGCATAAAGGTCATGAACGAAGCGGGCGCGGACGTATACGGCGTAGGCAGCTACATCACGAGCGGCGCGCAGCGCGACATGACGATGGACATAAAAATGGTAAACGGCAAGCCGGTCGCGAAGAGGGGCCGTCTGCCCGGAATAATACCGAATCCTAAGCTTAAACGCGTGCTCTAG
- a CDS encoding glycine betaine ABC transporter substrate-binding protein, with the protein MTKKGRNILLAAAAVLAVAGLFTAFGQKETEKTVITASANNWDSQNLHNAIAKLVVEHAYDGYEFGTSAASSTMNWQSLLAGEVDLDIESWTFNVPSYPDDIARGDIVDLGTLVPDSKQGLYVPRYVIEGDPARGIKALAPGLKSVADLAKYWQVFPDDEKAGRGRIYGSLPGWMADEILYKKYEAYGLNKHYEYVRLGDESTLFASLTSAYNQGLPWVGYCYEPTAVTGRLDLVLLDDRPYDAALYLKGESAFPDQELKIVASKKFLTKAPELAEFFKRYKTGSSLISKALAHLDETQDGIDQTAVWLLKGNDELLEQWLPEENAKKLRDYLKTLD; encoded by the coding sequence ATGACGAAAAAAGGCAGGAATATCTTGTTGGCCGCAGCAGCGGTATTGGCAGTGGCCGGGCTTTTTACGGCCTTTGGCCAGAAGGAGACGGAGAAGACCGTCATTACGGCGAGCGCGAACAATTGGGACAGTCAGAACCTCCACAACGCGATAGCGAAGCTTGTGGTCGAGCATGCCTATGACGGCTACGAATTTGGAACGTCGGCCGCCTCTTCAACGATGAATTGGCAGTCGCTGCTCGCGGGGGAGGTCGATCTCGATATCGAAAGCTGGACCTTCAACGTGCCGTCATATCCCGACGATATCGCGCGCGGAGATATCGTCGACCTTGGAACGCTGGTCCCCGACAGCAAGCAGGGACTTTATGTGCCGCGCTATGTGATAGAGGGAGACCCCGCCCGCGGCATCAAGGCGCTGGCTCCGGGGCTAAAGAGCGTCGCGGACCTCGCAAAATACTGGCAGGTCTTCCCCGATGATGAAAAAGCGGGGCGCGGGCGTATCTACGGCTCCCTGCCCGGCTGGATGGCGGATGAGATCCTCTACAAAAAGTATGAGGCCTACGGCCTGAACAAACATTATGAATATGTACGGCTCGGAGACGAATCAACGCTCTTCGCCTCGCTGACCTCGGCCTATAACCAGGGGCTCCCCTGGGTCGGATACTGCTACGAGCCGACGGCGGTCACCGGCAGGCTGGACCTTGTGCTGCTGGACGACAGGCCTTACGACGCGGCGCTTTACCTCAAGGGAGAGAGCGCCTTTCCCGATCAGGAGCTGAAGATCGTCGCAAGCAAAAAGTTTCTCACCAAGGCTCCGGAACTGGCAGAGTTCTTTAAAAGATACAAAACTGGCAGCAGCCTCATCTCGAAGGCGCTTGCGCATCTCGACGAGACGCAGGACGGCATAGACCAGACCGCGGTGTGGCTCCTCAAGGGCAATGACGAACTGCTGGAGCAGTGGCTGCCGGAGGAAAATGCGAAGAAGCTGCGTGATTACCTGAAGACGCTTGATTGA
- the rpsI gene encoding 30S ribosomal protein S9, with protein sequence MADKKFLWGTGRRKNAIARVRICEGTGQFLINNREVKDYLPRFYWASQAVEPLAAAGVEGKIDVFVNAHGGGLTGQAGAIRLGVARALLKMYPNVRPVLKKAGLLTRDSRMVERKKVGLKGARANKQFSKR encoded by the coding sequence ATGGCAGACAAAAAATTCCTTTGGGGAACAGGCAGAAGAAAGAACGCTATCGCCCGTGTACGCATCTGCGAAGGCACAGGACAGTTCCTCATCAATAACCGTGAAGTAAAAGACTACCTCCCCCGTTTCTACTGGGCCTCGCAGGCTGTTGAGCCCCTCGCGGCGGCGGGTGTCGAAGGCAAAATAGACGTCTTTGTAAATGCCCACGGCGGCGGTCTCACCGGACAGGCCGGAGCCATCCGCCTCGGCGTGGCGAGAGCGCTGCTCAAGATGTATCCCAATGTGCGCCCCGTGCTTAAAAAGGCCGGACTCCTCACGCGCGACTCACGTATGGTCGAGCGCAAGAAGGTCGGACTCAAGGGCGCGCGCGCGAACAAGCAGTTCTCAAAGCGTTAA
- a CDS encoding SufD family Fe-S cluster assembly protein, translating into MKEEFRVDEHLDDFRADAPVHDEIKNIAELPAGDRERLLRAGIDDEEKAAGTFVHADHNTVYCNANLKGVELMPISYALFKYDGLKDYCWKIIEKEKDPFTELAAKRSEGGYFIRAEKGAKVDYPVQACMYIKTDALAQDVHNIVIAEEGSELNIISGCASGPNVRSGLHVGVSEMYVKKGATLSFTMVHDWAEEMSVRPRTVVVVEEGGRYISNYICLKPAKDLQMYPTVYLNGEDSVATFNTVLMAGPGSKMDTGSRVYLRGKGSRAEIVSRTVSTGGDIYARGHLIGEEAGVKAHLECNGLLLSNQGKIHAIPELEARHKDLEMSHEAAVGKINQEETEYLMARGLSETEAQSLIIKGFLSLDILGLPESLRKDVERTIEESTAAGAM; encoded by the coding sequence ATGAAAGAAGAATTCCGTGTGGACGAACATCTGGACGATTTCAGAGCCGACGCTCCCGTCCATGACGAAATAAAAAATATCGCCGAACTCCCCGCCGGGGACCGTGAAAGGCTTCTGCGGGCCGGTATCGACGACGAGGAGAAGGCGGCGGGGACCTTTGTCCACGCCGACCATAACACGGTCTACTGCAACGCTAACCTCAAGGGCGTGGAGCTGATGCCCATCTCCTACGCGCTCTTTAAGTATGATGGGCTCAAAGACTACTGCTGGAAGATAATCGAGAAAGAAAAAGACCCCTTCACTGAACTGGCGGCGAAGCGTTCCGAGGGCGGATACTTCATCCGCGCCGAAAAGGGCGCGAAGGTCGACTATCCCGTCCAGGCCTGTATGTACATCAAGACGGACGCGCTGGCGCAGGACGTGCACAATATCGTCATCGCGGAGGAGGGTTCGGAGCTAAACATCATCTCCGGCTGCGCCTCCGGCCCCAACGTGCGCTCCGGCCTCCATGTCGGCGTCTCCGAGATGTACGTCAAGAAGGGGGCGACACTCTCCTTCACGATGGTCCACGACTGGGCCGAGGAGATGTCGGTGCGTCCGCGCACCGTCGTCGTTGTCGAAGAGGGGGGTCGCTACATCTCCAACTACATCTGCCTCAAACCGGCGAAAGACCTGCAGATGTACCCGACGGTCTATCTCAACGGCGAGGACTCCGTCGCCACATTCAACACCGTGCTGATGGCGGGCCCCGGCTCGAAGATGGACACCGGCTCGCGCGTCTACCTGCGCGGTAAGGGGAGCCGCGCGGAGATCGTCTCGCGCACCGTCTCCACCGGCGGGGACATCTACGCGCGCGGCCACCTCATCGGCGAAGAGGCGGGCGTCAAGGCGCACCTGGAATGCAACGGCCTGCTGCTCTCTAACCAGGGTAAGATCCACGCGATACCGGAGCTTGAGGCGCGCCACAAAGACCTCGAGATGTCGCACGAGGCGGCGGTCGGCAAGATAAACCAGGAGGAGACGGAATACCTCATGGCGCGCGGCCTCTCCGAGACCGAGGCGCAGTCTCTGATCATCAAAGGCTTCCTCTCGCTCGACATCCTCGGCCTGCCGGAGTCGCTGCGCAAAGACGTGGAGCGGACAATAGAGGAATCGACAGCCGCCGGGGCGATGTGA
- a CDS encoding glycine betaine/L-proline ABC transporter ATP-binding protein — MVSPEIILEARNLSVIYGSPKREAVRMMEEGSDKAGVYSKTGATVALWDVNFQVKRGELFVIIGLSGSGKSTLVRCFNQLLRPTSGHVLFEGREIDSMKKKELLEFRRDKVSMVFQHFGLFTHRSVMDNVAYGLEVRGIPPEERHAKALEFIRMVGLDGWEGKAISSLSGGMKQRVGIARALANDPEVLLMDEPFSALDPIVRREIQFEFLQILRKLNKTVLFITHDIDEAFKLGDTVAIMRDGRIIQVDTPEEMSANPADDYVRSFIEGADRSQVLTAKNIMTVPTCLIRVRNDPAGAIREMSHGNLSSAYVVDDRMRLVGVIPMDAALKCLRDKTPLSEAVEREPVTTTEDTLLSDIIPLAAGTRYPIAVVDPDGVLKGIVSRAAVLSSLV, encoded by the coding sequence ATGGTTAGTCCGGAGATCATCCTCGAGGCCCGCAATCTTTCTGTCATCTACGGCTCTCCGAAGAGGGAAGCGGTGCGTATGATGGAGGAGGGCTCCGATAAGGCCGGGGTTTACTCCAAGACCGGCGCCACCGTCGCGCTGTGGGACGTGAACTTTCAGGTGAAGCGCGGAGAGCTTTTCGTCATCATCGGTCTCTCCGGCTCCGGGAAGTCGACGCTTGTGCGCTGCTTCAATCAGCTTCTCCGTCCGACCTCAGGGCACGTTCTCTTCGAGGGAAGAGAGATAGATTCGATGAAGAAAAAAGAGCTGCTGGAGTTCCGGCGCGACAAGGTCTCGATGGTCTTCCAGCACTTCGGCCTCTTCACGCACCGTTCCGTGATGGATAACGTCGCCTATGGCCTTGAGGTGCGCGGCATACCGCCGGAGGAGAGGCATGCCAAGGCGCTGGAATTTATCCGCATGGTTGGCCTCGACGGCTGGGAGGGCAAGGCGATCTCGAGCCTTTCAGGAGGCATGAAGCAGCGTGTCGGCATCGCCCGCGCGCTGGCGAACGACCCGGAGGTCCTGCTGATGGATGAACCCTTCTCGGCGCTCGATCCCATCGTACGCCGCGAGATACAGTTTGAATTCCTCCAGATACTGCGAAAGCTCAATAAGACAGTCCTCTTCATTACGCACGACATCGACGAGGCCTTCAAGCTTGGAGATACCGTCGCGATCATGAGAGACGGCAGGATAATTCAGGTCGATACCCCGGAGGAGATGTCCGCTAATCCGGCCGACGATTATGTGCGCTCCTTCATTGAGGGAGCCGACCGCTCGCAGGTGCTGACGGCGAAGAACATTATGACGGTGCCAACCTGCCTGATCCGCGTGAGAAACGACCCCGCCGGCGCGATTCGCGAGATGAGCCACGGCAATCTTTCCAGCGCCTACGTCGTAGATGACAGGATGCGGCTCGTTGGCGTGATCCCGATGGACGCGGCGCTGAAATGCCTGCGGGACAAGACGCCGCTCTCCGAGGCTGTCGAGCGGGAACCGGTGACGACGACGGAGGATACCCTGCTGAGCGACATCATCCCTCTCGCCGCGGGCACCCGTTATCCGATCGCGGTCGTTGATCCCGACGGAGTGCTGAAGGGCATCGTGAGCCGCGCGGCGGTGCTCTCTTCTTTGGTATGA
- a CDS encoding magnesium transporter CorA family protein, translating into MLKITKTTESQLIELTPDRIEVGAWINLVRPSADELNVVEAITEAPQDFIRSALDPEESSRIEIEDNHILVLINVPINHDSHVYEYDTIPLGIIITPDYIVTICQEYNDVIQNFSETRFRYFSTFKRTRLLFQILYRSTMLFLKDLRQMTHRSDQIELDLRKSMKNEELFQLLDLQKGLTYYSMSLRSNKVVVERLLRLCSNPQVSHIIKFREEDEELLDDVHVEYDQAIEMAQIQTDVLAGMMDAFASVISNNLNIVMKFLASITIVMAIPTMVASFFGMNVPVPWEGDPMGFAIVSTVALGLTIVAIWALWKKRLF; encoded by the coding sequence ATGTTAAAGATCACCAAGACCACCGAGTCGCAGCTTATTGAGCTGACGCCTGACCGGATAGAGGTCGGCGCGTGGATAAACCTTGTACGCCCGTCGGCGGACGAACTCAACGTGGTAGAGGCGATAACGGAGGCGCCGCAGGACTTCATCAGGTCCGCGCTCGACCCCGAAGAATCGTCTCGTATTGAGATAGAGGATAACCATATCCTTGTCCTTATAAATGTTCCGATAAATCATGACTCTCATGTCTATGAATACGACACGATACCGCTCGGCATTATCATCACCCCTGATTATATCGTCACCATCTGCCAGGAATATAACGACGTCATCCAGAATTTTTCCGAGACGCGCTTCCGCTATTTCAGCACCTTCAAGCGCACGCGGCTCTTATTCCAGATACTGTACCGTTCGACGATGCTCTTCCTGAAAGACCTGCGCCAGATGACGCACCGTTCCGACCAGATAGAGCTGGACCTGCGCAAATCGATGAAGAACGAGGAGCTCTTTCAGCTACTCGACCTGCAAAAGGGGCTCACCTACTACTCGATGTCCCTGCGCTCCAACAAGGTCGTCGTGGAACGGCTGCTGCGCCTCTGCTCCAACCCGCAGGTGAGCCACATCATCAAATTCCGCGAAGAGGACGAAGAGCTGCTCGACGACGTCCATGTCGAATATGACCAGGCGATCGAGATGGCGCAGATACAGACCGACGTCCTCGCGGGGATGATGGACGCCTTCGCCTCCGTCATCTCCAACAACCTGAATATCGTGATGAAATTCCTCGCCTCGATCACCATCGTCATGGCGATCCCGACGATGGTGGCAAGCTTCTTCGGCATGAACGTCCCGGTTCCCTGGGAGGGCGACCCGATGGGGTTCGCCATCGTCAGTACCGTCGCGCTGGGGCTGACGATCGTCGCCATCTGGGCGCTCTGGAAGAAGCGGCTCTTCTAA
- the rplM gene encoding 50S ribosomal protein L13 — MIGTRSFMAKGEEVERKWYIIDAENKPLGRLAVQIARILSGKHKPTYTPHVDTGDFVVVINAEKVGLTGNKLTQSTISKHSGHPGGLKVLTYKQILERRPERLVERVVWGMLPKTKLGRDMYRKLKVYAGAAHPHAAQKPEQID; from the coding sequence ATGATAGGCACACGTTCCTTCATGGCCAAAGGTGAAGAAGTAGAGCGCAAATGGTACATCATTGACGCTGAAAACAAGCCCCTTGGCCGTCTCGCAGTACAGATAGCCCGCATACTCTCCGGCAAGCACAAGCCCACCTACACCCCCCACGTGGACACAGGTGACTTTGTGGTCGTCATCAACGCCGAGAAGGTAGGCCTCACCGGCAATAAACTCACCCAGTCCACCATCTCAAAGCACTCCGGACACCCCGGCGGACTTAAGGTGCTCACATACAAACAGATTCTTGAGCGCCGCCCCGAACGCCTCGTAGAGCGCGTGGTATGGGGAATGCTCCCGAAGACGAAGCTTGGCCGCGACATGTACCGCAAACTCAAGGTATATGCCGGAGCGGCGCATCCGCACGCGGCCCAGAAGCCCGAGCAGATAGACTAA
- a CDS encoding TetR/AcrR family transcriptional regulator, which translates to MGTKEKILITALRLFAQDGYEAVSVSRIAGELGMTKGALYKHYKNKRDIYDSIVAHIFQLDAERAKTSKVPEKTFDETPLPFRYTTVEGLKTFMEAQFRYWSEDETACNFRRMLTLEQYRNPELTELYHRAFTSGPLGYTEDLFREMMGRGLWHKGNPRQMAVDFYAPFYLLLSISDAASSEPEKRAAAELFTAHVEGFIEKYASEGEEAADGGDHKS; encoded by the coding sequence ATGGGGACAAAGGAAAAAATCCTCATAACAGCCCTTCGGCTGTTTGCGCAGGATGGATATGAGGCGGTCTCCGTGAGCCGGATCGCGGGAGAATTGGGCATGACGAAGGGCGCTCTCTATAAGCACTACAAAAACAAGCGCGACATCTATGACAGCATCGTGGCGCATATCTTTCAGCTGGATGCGGAACGGGCGAAAACATCAAAAGTTCCCGAGAAAACCTTTGACGAGACGCCCCTGCCGTTTCGTTATACCACCGTGGAGGGGCTAAAGACATTTATGGAGGCGCAGTTTCGCTATTGGTCGGAGGATGAGACCGCCTGTAATTTTCGCAGGATGCTGACGCTGGAACAATATCGGAATCCGGAATTGACGGAGCTGTATCACCGGGCCTTTACAAGCGGGCCGCTTGGTTATACGGAAGATTTATTTCGTGAGATGATGGGGCGGGGGCTTTGGCATAAGGGAAATCCCAGGCAAATGGCGGTGGATTTTTACGCTCCCTTTTACCTGCTGCTGAGTATCTCCGACGCCGCCTCAAGCGAGCCCGAAAAGAGAGCGGCGGCGGAGCTTTTTACGGCGCATGTTGAAGGGTTCATAGAAAAATATGCCTCGGAGGGCGAAGAAGCGGCCGACGGCGGAGATCATAAAAGCTGA
- a CDS encoding ABC transporter permease subunit: protein MDFVQQYILNFPQSWQFKAGKVIDTMVMEFARDHRSGLELIKSGIIFMINCVRWFLSSVPWVVIVLFVALLSWYLMKKWYVGALYGAMLVFIGSCGLWNEMIETLSIVVMGVAVCVALGFPLGVFLAVNPRANRIVRPILDTMQTMPSWVYLVPAVLLFQVGMTPALIATATYAIVPMVRMTSHGLIYVDKEMLEASYAFGSTKLQTLMKVQIPQAKPTIMAGVNQTIMMAMSMVVTCALIGAKGLGMEILIATNRVEVGRALFPGICIVMLAIILDRLTQVAVKRQDVLGEEADG from the coding sequence ATGGACTTCGTACAGCAGTATATACTGAACTTTCCGCAGAGCTGGCAGTTTAAGGCCGGCAAGGTGATCGATACCATGGTGATGGAGTTCGCCCGTGACCACCGGAGCGGACTGGAGCTTATAAAATCAGGGATCATCTTTATGATCAACTGTGTCCGGTGGTTTCTCTCCTCCGTTCCCTGGGTGGTGATCGTGCTCTTTGTCGCGCTGCTCTCGTGGTATCTGATGAAGAAGTGGTACGTCGGGGCGCTTTACGGGGCGATGCTTGTCTTCATCGGCAGCTGCGGGCTCTGGAACGAGATGATCGAGACGCTCAGTATAGTTGTCATGGGCGTGGCCGTCTGCGTCGCGCTTGGTTTTCCGTTGGGAGTATTCCTCGCCGTCAACCCGCGGGCCAACAGGATCGTACGCCCCATTCTCGACACGATGCAGACGATGCCCTCGTGGGTCTATCTGGTGCCGGCGGTGCTGCTCTTTCAGGTGGGGATGACTCCGGCGCTGATCGCGACGGCGACCTACGCGATCGTCCCGATGGTGCGTATGACGAGTCACGGGCTGATATATGTCGATAAGGAGATGCTTGAGGCCTCCTATGCCTTTGGTTCGACGAAGCTTCAGACGCTCATGAAGGTACAGATACCGCAGGCGAAGCCGACCATCATGGCCGGTGTCAATCAGACGATCATGATGGCGATGTCGATGGTCGTCACCTGCGCCCTCATCGGCGCGAAGGGGCTGGGCATGGAGATACTCATCGCCACGAACCGCGTGGAGGTCGGCCGGGCGCTCTTCCCCGGCATCTGCATCGTCATGCTCGCGATAATTCTTGACCGGCTGACGCAGGTCGCCGTCAAACGGCAGGACGTTTTGGGGGAAGAGGCCGATGGTTAG
- a CDS encoding N-acetyltransferase — MIKIRNERETDYKTVEEITRKAFYNLYIPGCAEHYLVHIMRGHEDFVAALDFVLELDGQVIGNIMYTKAKLIDEAGTKKEILTFGPVCIAPEHQRKGYGKMLMEHSFQEALALGYDSVVIFGSPVNYVSSGFKSCKKYNVCLENNKFPAAMMVKELTPNVFDGRKWSYYDSPVMAISEQEAMQYDDALEKMEKKYQPSQDEFYIMSRSFVE, encoded by the coding sequence GTGATAAAGATAAGAAACGAAAGAGAAACAGATTACAAAACAGTAGAGGAGATCACCAGAAAGGCCTTTTATAACCTCTATATTCCCGGGTGCGCGGAACATTATTTAGTTCATATCATGCGCGGGCATGAGGATTTTGTCGCGGCGCTTGATTTTGTGCTCGAACTTGACGGGCAGGTGATCGGAAATATCATGTACACGAAAGCTAAGCTGATCGACGAAGCGGGGACGAAAAAAGAGATACTCACCTTTGGCCCCGTCTGCATCGCCCCTGAACATCAGAGAAAGGGCTATGGAAAGATGCTCATGGAGCATTCATTTCAAGAGGCGCTGGCGCTTGGCTATGACTCCGTCGTCATATTCGGCAGTCCGGTAAACTATGTGAGCAGCGGTTTCAAGAGCTGCAAAAAATACAACGTTTGTCTGGAGAATAATAAGTTCCCCGCGGCGATGATGGTAAAAGAACTTACCCCTAATGTCTTTGACGGCAGAAAATGGTCTTACTACGACAGCCCGGTGATGGCGATCTCGGAGCAGGAGGCCATGCAGTATGACGATGCTCTGGAAAAAATGGAGAAAAAATATCAGCCCAGCCAGGATGAATTTTATATTATGAGCCGTTCTTTCGTCGAATAA
- a CDS encoding TetR/AcrR family transcriptional regulator, translating to MHTEEKDTSKRILEAALNLISQNGYAQVSMRDIAQEAGVAISQISYHYKNKEGLFIALIRQLKESFVGDIREKMEGISSSDGFIDFICEYSRESIVKDSDIHRLRLEFSNLAMSSEPFRAEFSVLVGELTEVVASYVARYASNLEIMKTHTPVQTANFIIAFVLGVSTQYLAEGKNARALETIDILRATMK from the coding sequence TTGCATACCGAAGAGAAGGATACGTCAAAAAGGATTCTGGAGGCCGCGCTTAATCTCATTTCACAGAATGGTTACGCTCAGGTTTCCATGCGCGACATCGCGCAGGAGGCGGGCGTCGCCATCAGCCAGATATCCTATCACTATAAAAATAAAGAGGGGCTCTTTATCGCCCTTATCAGACAGCTCAAGGAGTCGTTTGTCGGCGACATCAGGGAAAAGATGGAGGGCATCTCCTCCTCGGACGGCTTTATCGACTTTATCTGCGAATATTCAAGGGAGAGCATCGTTAAGGATTCGGACATCCACCGCCTGCGTCTTGAGTTTTCCAATCTGGCGATGAGCTCTGAGCCCTTCCGGGCGGAATTCAGCGTGCTCGTCGGAGAACTCACCGAGGTCGTCGCCTCGTATGTCGCCCGCTATGCCTCTAACCTTGAAATAATGAAGACGCACACCCCCGTACAGACCGCGAATTTCATCATCGCCTTCGTCCTCGGAGTTTCCACGCAGTACCTCGCGGAGGGAAAAAACGCGCGGGCCCTGGAGACGATAGATATTCTGCGGGCCACCATGAAATAA
- a CDS encoding ABC transporter ATP-binding protein, with translation MTGDKLLEIEDLHVSVEGRAVLKGVSLSVGEGEIHALFGPNGSGKTTLLNTVIGFFRYKITRGAIYFKGRDITGATIDERARLGVGISFQRPPTIKGVTLRSLISFGSPDLSREEIEKTAAKLDAEEFLDREINAGLSGGEMKRTEMLQIILQSPELVCLDEPESGVDLENMALIGKAARIALGRDSFDGAACRRSIKSRRADYKSGLIITHTGQIMDHLYVDKGHVLMNGEIVCSGNALELLGEIRSHGYTECFRCAGCERSEG, from the coding sequence ATGACTGGTGATAAATTACTGGAAATAGAGGACCTGCATGTCTCCGTGGAGGGGCGCGCGGTCTTAAAGGGGGTCTCGCTTTCGGTCGGAGAGGGCGAGATACACGCGCTCTTCGGCCCCAACGGCTCCGGCAAGACGACGCTGCTCAATACCGTGATCGGCTTTTTCCGCTATAAGATAACGCGCGGCGCGATATATTTTAAGGGACGTGATATTACCGGCGCGACCATCGACGAGCGCGCGCGGCTGGGGGTAGGCATCTCCTTCCAGCGTCCGCCGACGATTAAGGGAGTAACGCTGCGTTCGCTGATCTCCTTCGGCAGCCCCGACCTCTCGCGGGAGGAGATCGAGAAGACGGCGGCGAAGCTCGACGCCGAAGAATTCCTCGACCGCGAGATAAACGCCGGGCTCTCCGGCGGAGAGATGAAGCGCACGGAGATGCTTCAAATAATCCTCCAGTCTCCGGAGCTCGTCTGTCTCGACGAGCCGGAATCGGGCGTCGACCTGGAAAATATGGCGCTGATCGGCAAGGCGGCGCGCATCGCCCTTGGACGCGACAGCTTTGACGGCGCGGCCTGCCGCCGCTCGATCAAGAGCCGCCGCGCCGATTACAAATCCGGCCTCATCATCACGCATACGGGGCAGATAATGGATCATCTCTATGTCGATAAGGGACATGTGCTGATGAACGGCGAAATAGTCTGCTCGGGCAACGCCCTGGAACTGCTCGGTGAGATAAGGAGCCATGGCTATACCGAATGCTTCCGCTGCGCGGGCTGCGAAAGGAGTGAGGGCTGA